One part of the Dysidea avara chromosome 10, odDysAvar1.4, whole genome shotgun sequence genome encodes these proteins:
- the LOC136269318 gene encoding uncharacterized protein isoform X1, producing the protein MSNVSSGHPCIVAFEGHYAKLVESLPTNAMWDMLVSKGLLSDTTLRQSMFAEKTDWGKTRLLLEWMRPGLIVGVNHSFLQLLEVMEEFGRTKNDQAVMKLAENIHKDLPPEAVHITEYNQAEHRKAKKEKKTFTAQFSKLVFKIEWLLDKNCGDKLELCKSYCTKLCISDESDQIIFGDDKLPKLQASKSFRDLFLQLRHHWGWDEWSILEQLIDISESPEAEVELNKYKQFLASKHAIEIIPEQFSNVDLPPNYVKFQAILDQPYTKITVQEYSEIKEFICGFLKVKKYIFHPYINFLFRSLHLEWYIPALAAVYMIEMANLNKEKLIKNSIVFMKIGEEVVFDFYHSQTKKDSVFHGNDDDSDDDTQFDKMPGSGRNKTLSSGYGYKFINTVPDRLVCKICQLPCREAQKCAKCGHIYCKVDLDHMKSITSIDYKCPMCCAKPFITFPDTAVDREIKCFRISCPNEDGCGWIGEFHDLSTHIKDGKCCDITCQYCNDLVKPTAFSIHINDECPCHCQYCGTTAAVEMINKYHKKNCLRNSYLFKWFFVFVFQQIQPKRFYVFDSPIANSVARFLVILYFSLFCIAVLSYNTGMPHKNLLHAIDEQQEQILPVIFRITDLMEKIKENVPWESNSFFATNGGIEMCLSVYANGKGDGEGTHVSVYLHFMPSNNDIQQFKDWGTITIALLNQNSDTGHYTENTKLASDIEIMEYPQFISHQTLFRLNEYLVDNTLYFRIAYEDANGIASLFITGYHKLLLWFKTLLYLYYAVCGKSCIHGLIVGIVVVVLEVVTNNIALVYSAYIFYLIILWIFQLGTTLDGLVWLFFCHSGTMSICTADFVRFNPWERRSTLLMSVMAGLIFGTAFSAMCYCSHP; encoded by the exons ATGTCAAATGTTTCTAGTGGCCATCCttgtattgttgcatttgaAGGACACTATGCCAAACTGGTGGAGTCCCTTCCAACCAATGCAATGTGGGATATGCTTGTAAGCAAAGGATTATTAAGTGACACCACTTTGCGACAAAGCATGTTCGCTGAAAAAACTGACTGGGGTAAGACGCGCTTGCTGTTGGAGTGGATGAGGCCAGGACTGATTGTTGGGGTTAACCATTCCTTTTTGCAGTTGTTGGAAGTTATGGAGGAATTTGGAAGAACCAAAAACGATCAAGCTGTAATGAAGCTCGCAGAAAACATCCACAAGGACTTGCCCCCAGAAGCAG TGCATATTACAGAATATAATCAAGCTGAACACAGAAAAGcaaaaaaagagaaaaaaacctTCACTGCTCAGTTTAGCAAGCTTGTATTTAAAATTGAATGGTTGTTGGACAAAAATTGTGGTGATAAATTGGAATTATGTAAAAGCTACTGCACAAAGTTGTGTATTAGTGATGAATCAGACCAAATAATTTTTGGTGATGATAAGTTACCAAAACTCCAAGCAAGCAAAAGTTTTAGAGATCTCTTTCTTCAACTTCGCCACCACTGGGGATGGGATGAGTGGTCCATTTTAGAACAATTAATTGATATATCAGAGTCACCAGAGGCAGAAGTTGAATTAAATAAATATAAACAATTTTTGGCATCCAAACATGCAATTGAAATCATACCAGAACAATTTTCAAATGTTGATTTACCACCTAACTATGTCAAATTTCAAGCTATTTTGGATCAGCCGTATACAAAAATAACAGTGCAAGAATACAGTGAAATCAAAGAGTTTATTTGTGGATTTCTGAAAGTCAAGAAATATATTTTTCATCCGTACATCAACTTTCTATTTCGGTCCTTACACTTGGAATGGTATATTCCAGCACTGGCTGCCGTTTACATGATTGAAATGGCAAACCTTAATAAGGAGAAACTGATCAAAAACTCCATTGTTTTTATGAAAATTGGTGAAGAGGTTGTATTTGACTTCTATCATTCACAAACAAAA AAAGATTCCGTTTTTCATGGTAATGATGATGACAGTGACGATGACACGCAGTTTGATAAGATGCCTGGTAGCGGACGTAATAAAACACTCTCCAGTGGATATGGTTACAAGTTCATAAATACAGTTCCTGACAGGTTGGTATGTAAAATTTGTCAGCTGCCATGCCGTGAGGCACAGAAGTGTGCAAAATGTGGCCATATTTATTGCAAGGTTGACCTTGACCATATGAAGTCCATTACTTCAATAGATTATAAATGTCCCATGTGTTGTGCTAAGCCATTTATCACATTTCCTGATACAGCTGTAGACCGTGAAATAAAGTGTTTCAGAATTAGTTGCCCTAATGAAGATGGGTGTGGTTGGATAGGAGAATTTCATGATCTGAGCACACATATCAAGGATGGCAAATGCTGTGACATAACATGTCAGTACTGCAATGATCTAGTGAAACCAACTGCATTTAGCATTCACATAAATGACGAGTGTCCTTGTCATTGCCAATACTGTGGCACTACAGCAGCAGTAGAAATGATCAACAAATATCACAAGAAAAACTGTCTTCGAAATTCTTACTTATTTAAGTGGTTTTTTGTCTTTGTGTTTCAGCAGATCCAACCAAAAAGATTCTATGTGTTCGATTCACCCATTGCTAATAGTGTTGCTCGCTTTCTCGTCATCCTATACTTTTCCCTATTTTGCATTGCTGTTCTGAGCTATAATACTGGTATGCCTCACAAAAATTTACTCCATGCCATTGATGAACAACAGGAACAAATATTGCCAGTCATCTTCAGAATAACTGACCTAATGGAAAAGATTAAAGAAAATGTTCCATGGGAGAGTAACTCTTTCTTTGCAACTAATGGTGGAATTGAGATGTGCTTAAGTGTGTACGCTAATGGCAAGGGTGATGGTGAAGGTACACATGTGTCAGTCTATCTGCATTTTATGCCTAGTAACAATGATATACAACAATTCAAAGATTGGGGGACAATAACAATAGCACTGCTTAACCAAAATAGTGACACTGGCCATTACACTGAGAACACAAAATTAGCCAGTGACATTGAAATTATGGAATATCCACAATTTATATCACACCAAACTCTTTTCCGCCTCAACGAGTACCTTGTTGATAATACCCTGTACTTTAGGATTGCTTATGAAGATGCCAATGGGATAGCTAGTTTATTTATAACAGGATATCACAAACTCTTGCTATGGTTTAAAACCCTGCTTTATTTATATTATGCTGTCTGTGGAAAGTCGTGCATACATGGTTTGATAGTAGGCATTGTTGTGGTAGTTTTAGAAGTAGTCACCAATAATATTGCTCTGGTTTATAGTGCATACATATTCTATTTAATAATTTTATGGATCTTTCAACTAGGTACTACATTAGATGGATTGGTTTGGTTATTTTTTTGCCATTCAGGGACTATGTCTATATGTACTGCTGATTTTGTAAGATTTAATCCGTGGGAGAGAAGAAGTACACTGTTAATGTCTGTGATGGCAGGTTTAATATTTGGAACTGCATTCAGTGCAATGTGTTACTGTTCACATCCCTAG
- the LOC136269318 gene encoding uncharacterized protein isoform X2, translating to MSNVSSGHPCIVAFEGHYAKLVESLPTNAMWDMLVSKGLLSDTTLRQSMFAEKTDWGKTRLLLEWMRPGLIVGVNHSFLQLLEVMEEFGRTKNDQAVMKLAENIHKDLPPEAVHITEYNQAEHRKAKKEKKTFTAQFSKLVFKIEWLLDKNCGDKLELCKSYCTKLCISDESDQIIFGDDKLPKLQASKSFRDLFLQLRHHWGWDEWSILEQLIDISESPEAEVELNKYKQFLASKHAIEIIPEQFSNVDLPPNYVKFQAILDQPYTKITVQEYSEIKEFICGFLKVKKYIFHPYINFLFRSLHLEWYIPALAAVYMIEMANLNKEKLIKNSIVFMKIGEEVVFDFYHSQTKKDSVFHGNDDDSDDDTQFDKMPGSGRNKTLSSGYGYKFINTVPDRYYIRWIGLVIFLPFRDYVYMYC from the exons ATGTCAAATGTTTCTAGTGGCCATCCttgtattgttgcatttgaAGGACACTATGCCAAACTGGTGGAGTCCCTTCCAACCAATGCAATGTGGGATATGCTTGTAAGCAAAGGATTATTAAGTGACACCACTTTGCGACAAAGCATGTTCGCTGAAAAAACTGACTGGGGTAAGACGCGCTTGCTGTTGGAGTGGATGAGGCCAGGACTGATTGTTGGGGTTAACCATTCCTTTTTGCAGTTGTTGGAAGTTATGGAGGAATTTGGAAGAACCAAAAACGATCAAGCTGTAATGAAGCTCGCAGAAAACATCCACAAGGACTTGCCCCCAGAAGCAG TGCATATTACAGAATATAATCAAGCTGAACACAGAAAAGcaaaaaaagagaaaaaaacctTCACTGCTCAGTTTAGCAAGCTTGTATTTAAAATTGAATGGTTGTTGGACAAAAATTGTGGTGATAAATTGGAATTATGTAAAAGCTACTGCACAAAGTTGTGTATTAGTGATGAATCAGACCAAATAATTTTTGGTGATGATAAGTTACCAAAACTCCAAGCAAGCAAAAGTTTTAGAGATCTCTTTCTTCAACTTCGCCACCACTGGGGATGGGATGAGTGGTCCATTTTAGAACAATTAATTGATATATCAGAGTCACCAGAGGCAGAAGTTGAATTAAATAAATATAAACAATTTTTGGCATCCAAACATGCAATTGAAATCATACCAGAACAATTTTCAAATGTTGATTTACCACCTAACTATGTCAAATTTCAAGCTATTTTGGATCAGCCGTATACAAAAATAACAGTGCAAGAATACAGTGAAATCAAAGAGTTTATTTGTGGATTTCTGAAAGTCAAGAAATATATTTTTCATCCGTACATCAACTTTCTATTTCGGTCCTTACACTTGGAATGGTATATTCCAGCACTGGCTGCCGTTTACATGATTGAAATGGCAAACCTTAATAAGGAGAAACTGATCAAAAACTCCATTGTTTTTATGAAAATTGGTGAAGAGGTTGTATTTGACTTCTATCATTCACAAACAAAA AAAGATTCCGTTTTTCATGGTAATGATGATGACAGTGACGATGACACGCAGTTTGATAAGATGCCTGGTAGCGGACGTAATAAAACACTCTCCAGTGGATATGGTTACAAGTTCATAAATACAGTTCCTGACAG GTACTACATTAGATGGATTGGTTTGGTTATTTTTTTGCCATTCAGGGACTATGTCTATATGTACTGCTGA